In bacterium, the genomic stretch AATGCCGGAGCACTTCCGGCTTGGAATCGGAAGCTCAACAGATAATGTGAGGAATGGCCTTCAAAATTTGAAGAAAGCGATCGAGGAAACGTAGTGGCGTAATGAATGAGAATCCTGTTTAGCAGATTCCCGTAACGTAATGAGGATGTTAAAGGTGTTTGAATTCAACGCAAAGGCGCCAAGGAACAAAGGAAAACAAAACTTGAACTTAGCGTCTTTGCATCTTTGCGTTCAGAAGGTGTCGGAGATCGTTTTTTCACCCAATCCGCAGTCGGGATGACCGAAACCGCTTGCGCTTTTTCCGTTGGTGATGTCGTAGATGATATTGTCGTTTGTTTTGTCCCCTTTCTTATTCACACCAGCCGGAACGTTATCCAAACCGAGGGCCTGTCTGGTTTTCCATGCGATGTTGTGATCTGCGCAGGCTGTATCGCCGCTTACGCCAATCGCGCCGATCTGCTTGCCTTCTTTCGTGTAGAGCGCCAGGCCGCCTCCAAAAACATTAACCCCGCCGATTCTTTTCCCGACCATAGGATCGTTCGCTTTTCCAAAGTTCGAGGAATTCCCGCCGTAAGCGGCAGCAGTATCAACTGGATTACTAAACTGCAAACCGAAAAGTGGTCCGCCCGGCTGAACTAGCGAATAGAGATTCCCTGTTGAAAGAGCGAGTCCCTTGAGACTCAGGGAATTTGAAGTATTTGCTTTTTGAGCGGAGATAACACGACTGGCGAGCCACTGATCCTCCCACGTTGCGCCCGTGTGAGTTACAGCGCAAACCGTTCCATCCCGTCCGACTACGGTGGCCCACATATTCAGGGCAAAGCCGCCGTTTGCTTTCGGATCGCCGACACCAACTGATTTCTTCAAAGCAGAATTTAAAGCAGCATGATTCGGGACTTCCGTACAGGCTCCCCTTCCCTGTCCAAACACAAATGATGCCAGACAAAACAGTGCGAGTATCGATCCAAAGATGTGTTTTTTCATTTCAGTCATCCTCCGTGTTAAGCAGTCTATCTCAGAAAAACTGAAATGGGTAGAAAGTCCTAGGGC encodes the following:
- a CDS encoding heme-binding protein, producing MKKHIFGSILALFCLASFVFGQGRGACTEVPNHAALNSALKKSVGVGDPKANGGFALNMWATVVGRDGTVCAVTHTGATWEDQWLASRVISAQKANTSNSLSLKGLALSTGNLYSLVQPGGPLFGLQFSNPVDTAAAYGGNSSNFGKANDPMVGKRIGGVNVFGGGLALYTKEGKQIGAIGVSGDTACADHNIAWKTRQALGLDNVPAGVNKKGDKTNDNIIYDITNGKSASGFGHPDCGLGEKTISDTF